Proteins from a genomic interval of Paenibacillus sp. FSL H8-0048:
- the ltrA gene encoding group II intron reverse transcriptase/maturase: protein MRSHEEQRQQNISQESLRQREAVKPSGYAGAPSSSSAQVGPSSRKAERHLLERMLEGDNLRLAYKRVVQNGGALGVDNVTVANLQAYLKTHWEPVKAELLAGTYKPAPVKRVEIPKPGGGVRLLGIPTVMDRFLQQALLQVMNPVFDAGFSWYSYGFRPGKSAHDAVKQAQRYIQSGLRWVVDLDLEKFFDRVNHDMLMARVARKVADKKVLTRIRAYLSAGVIVNGKLEHSREGTPQGGPLSPLLANILLDDLDKELTGHGLRFVRYADDCNIFVASKRDGERVMESVSRFVEGKLKLNREKSAVARPWHRKFLGFSFLSQKQASIRIARRVSRHAKSEFES, encoded by the coding sequence ATGCGTTCGCATGAAGAGCAACGACAGCAGAATATCTCGCAAGAGAGCTTGCGGCAAAGAGAAGCGGTGAAGCCGTCAGGGTATGCTGGAGCGCCGAGTTCTTCATCGGCACAAGTCGGCCCTTCCTCTCGCAAAGCAGAGAGGCACCTGCTGGAGCGAATGCTCGAAGGAGATAACCTTCGGCTCGCATACAAACGAGTGGTCCAGAACGGAGGAGCACTCGGTGTGGATAATGTAACGGTAGCGAATCTACAGGCTTATTTGAAAACACATTGGGAACCGGTGAAAGCCGAACTTCTTGCGGGTACCTATAAACCGGCACCCGTCAAACGGGTGGAAATCCCCAAACCCGGAGGCGGCGTACGGCTGCTAGGCATCCCGACGGTAATGGACCGCTTTCTCCAGCAGGCTCTTCTACAAGTCATGAATCCGGTCTTTGACGCAGGATTCTCGTGGTACAGCTACGGATTTCGGCCGGGAAAGAGCGCCCATGACGCCGTGAAACAAGCACAAAGATATATCCAAAGTGGTTTGAGATGGGTCGTAGACCTCGATCTCGAGAAATTCTTTGACCGGGTAAATCACGATATGCTCATGGCGAGGGTTGCGCGGAAAGTAGCAGACAAGAAAGTACTAACACGGATTCGTGCGTATCTTAGCGCCGGAGTGATAGTAAATGGAAAGCTGGAGCATAGCCGGGAAGGAACGCCACAAGGCGGTCCGCTCAGTCCGCTTCTGGCAAACATTCTATTGGATGACCTGGATAAAGAATTGACCGGACACGGGTTGCGCTTCGTACGCTACGCAGACGACTGTAATATCTTTGTGGCGAGCAAACGAGATGGCGAACGGGTCATGGAATCGGTCAGCCGATTTGTAGAAGGAAAGCTAAAACTGAACCGGGAGAAAAGTGCGGTAGCCAGACCCTGGCACCGGAAGTTCCTAGGATTCAGTTTCCTGAGCCAGAAACAGGCGAGTATACGAATAGCACGAAGAGTCTCAAGGCATGCAAAGAGCGAATTCGAGAGCTAA
- the glnA gene encoding type I glutamate--ammonia ligase encodes MSVEKVLQTIKENNIEWVDFRFVDLGGRAHHISLPASAVEEETFVNGVAFDGSSITGFRGIEESDMVMMPDPSTTYIDPFTAHPTLNIMCDIFTPDGERYERDPRGIAVKAEEFLQSSGVGTAAFFAPESEFFIFDDVRYESGMNTSSFYVDSEEAAWNTGRKEEGGNMAFKVGVKGGYVPVAPVDSQQDIRSEMCRLLGEAGLEIERHHHEVATAGQAEINFRFDTLKKTADNLLTYKYIVQNTARQYGKVATFMPKPLFGDNGSGMHVHQSIFNGDAPLFYEKGAYANLSEMALHYIGGILYHAPALIALTNPSTNSFKRLVPGYEAPVNLVYSKGNRSAAVRIPVAAVTPKGCRIEFRTPDSTANPYLAFSAMLMAGLDGIKKKINPEEMGYGPLDKNIYELSDADKEKIRSVPGSLDEALDALEADFEFLTEGGVFTKDFIDNYIALKRSEAQAVAIRVHPHEYSLYFDV; translated from the coding sequence ATGTCGGTTGAAAAAGTATTGCAGACGATCAAGGAAAACAATATCGAGTGGGTGGATTTCCGGTTTGTAGATTTGGGTGGACGTGCTCACCACATCTCTTTGCCAGCATCCGCAGTTGAAGAAGAAACCTTTGTAAATGGAGTAGCATTCGATGGTTCTTCCATTACAGGCTTCCGGGGGATTGAAGAGTCGGATATGGTAATGATGCCTGATCCAAGCACCACTTACATTGACCCGTTCACTGCTCACCCTACGCTGAACATTATGTGCGACATCTTCACACCTGATGGCGAACGTTATGAGCGCGACCCGCGCGGTATCGCAGTGAAGGCTGAAGAATTCCTGCAGTCCAGCGGAGTAGGTACAGCGGCATTCTTCGCACCTGAATCCGAATTCTTCATCTTCGACGATGTACGTTACGAGAGCGGAATGAATACTTCCTCCTTCTACGTAGATTCCGAGGAAGCAGCTTGGAACACTGGCCGCAAGGAAGAAGGCGGCAACATGGCGTTCAAGGTTGGCGTGAAGGGCGGATACGTGCCTGTAGCTCCAGTGGATTCCCAGCAGGATATCCGCAGTGAAATGTGCCGTTTGCTGGGTGAAGCCGGCCTCGAAATCGAGCGTCATCACCATGAAGTAGCAACAGCAGGCCAGGCGGAAATCAACTTCCGTTTCGACACCCTGAAGAAAACAGCTGATAATCTCCTCACTTACAAATACATTGTGCAGAACACTGCACGCCAATACGGCAAGGTAGCAACCTTCATGCCAAAACCGCTGTTCGGCGATAACGGTAGCGGAATGCACGTTCACCAATCGATTTTCAACGGCGATGCTCCATTGTTCTACGAAAAAGGCGCCTATGCCAACCTGAGTGAAATGGCATTGCACTACATCGGCGGTATCCTGTATCATGCTCCTGCATTGATCGCGCTGACGAACCCAAGCACCAACTCATTCAAACGTCTGGTTCCTGGCTATGAAGCACCGGTCAACCTGGTCTACTCCAAGGGTAACCGTTCCGCGGCTGTCCGTATCCCGGTTGCTGCTGTGACACCTAAGGGCTGTCGTATCGAATTCCGTACACCGGACTCCACTGCTAACCCTTACCTGGCCTTCTCCGCTATGCTGATGGCTGGTCTGGATGGAATCAAGAAGAAGATCAACCCTGAAGAAATGGGCTACGGTCCGCTGGACAAGAACATCTACGAATTGTCTGACGCAGACAAAGAGAAGATCCGCAGCGTTCCGGGTTCCCTGGACGAAGCGCTGGATGCACTGGAGGCTGACTTCGAATTCCTGACTGAGGGCGGCGTATTCACCAAGGACTTCATCGATAACTATATCGCCCTGAAGCGTTCCGAAGCTCAAGCTGTTGCCATCCGCGTTCATCCGCATGAATACTCCCTGTACTTCGACGTATAA
- the aroF gene encoding 3-deoxy-7-phosphoheptulonate synthase — protein sequence MIVITSNQTPQEQVNEIIAVIEKEGLQVHLSVGADHTVIGLVGGVTPKLAEHLRQMKGVENVVKITKSYKLASRDFHPEDTVIDIRGVKIGGENLVIMGGPCAVESPEQIDEIARLVKASGGQVLRGGAFKPRTGPYSFQGVGVEGLTMMAEAGKRHGLLTITEVMTPEYVDICAEHADILQVGTRNMQNFDLLRKLGTCGRPVLLKRGFSATYDELLNAAEYILAGGNRDVMLCERGIRTFETYTRNTLDLSAIPVLQNLSHLPVISDPSHGTGRRELVAPMAKASVAAGANGLIIEMHTDPDNSMTGDGVQSLFPEQFDSLLRDLEKLAPLVGRKFSPSLEAAPVV from the coding sequence ATGATCGTTATTACATCCAACCAAACACCTCAGGAACAGGTGAATGAGATTATTGCCGTGATTGAGAAGGAAGGCTTGCAGGTCCACCTCTCTGTAGGGGCTGACCATACCGTAATCGGACTGGTCGGGGGCGTCACTCCGAAGCTTGCTGAGCATCTGCGCCAGATGAAGGGCGTGGAGAATGTGGTGAAGATTACTAAATCCTACAAGCTGGCAAGCCGCGACTTCCATCCGGAGGATACGGTTATCGATATCCGCGGAGTGAAGATCGGCGGGGAGAACCTGGTTATTATGGGGGGGCCGTGTGCCGTAGAATCTCCGGAGCAAATCGATGAGATTGCCCGGCTGGTCAAGGCTTCCGGCGGCCAGGTGCTGCGCGGAGGCGCCTTCAAGCCGCGTACCGGACCTTATAGCTTCCAGGGGGTTGGCGTGGAAGGGCTGACGATGATGGCGGAAGCCGGCAAACGTCACGGCCTGTTGACCATTACTGAGGTCATGACGCCGGAATATGTGGACATCTGTGCCGAGCATGCGGATATTCTGCAGGTAGGCACACGCAACATGCAGAACTTTGACCTGCTGCGCAAGCTGGGCACCTGCGGCCGTCCTGTGCTCCTGAAGCGCGGGTTCAGTGCAACTTATGATGAGCTGCTGAATGCGGCGGAGTACATTCTTGCCGGCGGCAACCGGGATGTCATGCTCTGCGAGCGCGGCATCCGTACCTTCGAGACTTACACGCGCAACACGCTGGATCTGTCGGCCATCCCGGTATTGCAGAACCTCAGCCACCTGCCGGTCATCTCTGACCCGAGCCACGGCACCGGACGCCGTGAGCTGGTAGCCCCTATGGCCAAGGCTTCGGTTGCTGCCGGCGCCAATGGTCTGATTATCGAGATGCATACCGACCCTGATAACTCCATGACCGGTGACGGCGTGCAGTCCCTGTTCCCTGAGCAATTCGACAGTCTGCTGCGGGATCTGGAGAAGCTGGCCCCGCTGGTGGGCCGCAAGTTCTCTCCGTCTCTGGAGGCTGCACCTGTAGTATAA
- a CDS encoding 4-hydroxy-3-methylbut-2-enyl diphosphate reductase produces MEVIKISPRGYCYGVVDAMVMARQAAQNLDLPRPIYILGMIVHNSHVTNSFEDDGIITLDGHNRLDILDKVDKGTVIFTAHGVSPEVRKMARAKGLTTVDATCPDVTKTHDLIKEKVDEGCEIIYIGKKGHPEPEGAVGIAPEHVHLIEKEEEIAGLSIPSSRIVITNQTTMSQWDIKHIMRKLLETFPGAEVHNEICMATQVRQEAVAEQAGQCELVIVVGDPRSNNSNRLAQVSEEIAGVPAHRIADVSELNTEWLKGITKVGVTSGASTPTPITKEVINYLEQYDEAKPETWEIKRTVNMAKLLPPVKNKTASTS; encoded by the coding sequence ATGGAAGTCATCAAAATCTCTCCCCGGGGGTATTGCTATGGCGTCGTCGATGCTATGGTGATGGCACGGCAGGCTGCGCAGAATCTTGATTTGCCCCGGCCGATTTATATACTGGGCATGATTGTACACAACAGCCATGTCACGAACTCCTTCGAGGATGACGGAATCATTACGCTGGACGGGCATAACCGTCTGGATATTCTAGATAAAGTAGATAAGGGAACAGTCATCTTCACAGCGCACGGCGTATCGCCCGAGGTCCGCAAGATGGCGCGCGCCAAAGGGCTGACTACGGTTGATGCCACCTGCCCGGATGTGACCAAGACGCATGACCTCATCAAGGAAAAGGTAGACGAAGGCTGTGAGATTATCTATATCGGCAAGAAGGGCCACCCGGAGCCCGAAGGTGCGGTGGGAATTGCGCCGGAGCATGTCCATCTGATCGAGAAGGAAGAGGAAATTGCCGGCCTCTCTATCCCTTCCTCGCGGATTGTTATCACGAACCAGACCACAATGAGCCAGTGGGATATCAAGCATATTATGCGCAAGCTGCTGGAGACTTTCCCTGGCGCTGAGGTCCATAATGAGATCTGCATGGCTACGCAGGTACGGCAGGAAGCTGTCGCTGAGCAGGCGGGCCAGTGCGAGCTGGTTATTGTGGTCGGTGATCCGCGCAGCAATAACTCAAACCGTTTGGCGCAGGTATCAGAGGAGATCGCCGGAGTTCCGGCTCACCGGATTGCTGACGTCTCCGAGCTGAATACGGAGTGGCTGAAGGGAATTACCAAGGTAGGCGTGACCTCCGGCGCTTCAACGCCGACACCGATCACCAAGGAAGTTATTAATTATCTGGAGCAGTATGACGAAGCGAAGCCGGAGACCTGGGAGATCAAGCGCACAGTCAATATGGCGAAGCTTCTGCCGCCAGTGAAGAATAAGACAGCGAGCACCAGCTGA
- a CDS encoding sensor histidine kinase: MSIRLRLTAWYSGILAVMLLVLSAVIYGFVYINTYGDLKSRLQNLSLQVELKAGLTQDGTLQPMLGGPAGQSLFAQMYIYDLDRLISSQNMTEIKLKFQVPSKEVLHSQEGFLHASYGGNPFLIYLRAVDVTLNNSLPASAVLQVAVYTGEQVTLLNRLKNILLAGSFATLLAAFTFGLFLARKAMSPIGKVIEAANGIQTGTDLSSRIVYDGPQDEIGRLIETVNSMLGRMEGFYTGLEEAYATQRRFVSDASHELRTPLTTIRGNIDLLQKVWEMKPDDSRMSEADVRQLSIESVKDIADEAARMSRLVADMLSLARADTGRTFEIEPVALEPMMTEVARRASFLTREAEWSVGEMGHLNGKYILGNKDYLQQMMFIFIDNAFKYTPAGEVTLDALLYQNQVGIRIADTGIGMDKDEVPHIFDRFYRADESRGITEGIGLGLSIAKWIIEEHGGSVEVVTRQGEGTTFVIWLPLLFAPPLE; this comes from the coding sequence ATGTCCATACGACTACGGCTCACTGCCTGGTATTCAGGGATTCTTGCCGTTATGCTGCTGGTCTTGTCGGCCGTAATTTACGGCTTTGTCTATATTAATACGTATGGCGATTTGAAAAGCCGGCTCCAGAATCTGTCGCTTCAGGTAGAGCTGAAGGCGGGCCTGACTCAGGATGGAACCCTTCAGCCGATGCTTGGGGGACCGGCGGGTCAGAGTCTGTTTGCCCAAATGTACATCTACGATCTGGACCGGCTGATTTCAAGCCAGAATATGACCGAAATCAAACTGAAATTCCAGGTTCCCTCTAAGGAGGTCCTGCACAGCCAGGAGGGATTTCTGCACGCCAGCTATGGCGGCAACCCCTTCCTGATTTATCTGCGGGCGGTTGATGTAACGCTCAACAACAGTCTGCCTGCGTCTGCTGTCCTTCAGGTTGCCGTATATACGGGGGAGCAGGTCACCCTGCTGAACCGGCTGAAGAATATTCTGCTGGCCGGCTCCTTTGCTACCCTGCTCGCCGCTTTCACCTTCGGCCTCTTCCTGGCCCGCAAGGCGATGAGTCCGATTGGCAAGGTCATTGAAGCTGCGAACGGGATACAGACGGGAACGGACCTCAGCTCGCGGATCGTATATGACGGTCCGCAGGATGAGATCGGGCGGCTGATCGAGACGGTGAACAGTATGCTTGGGCGGATGGAGGGCTTTTATACGGGGCTTGAGGAGGCTTATGCAACACAGCGCCGCTTCGTCTCGGATGCTTCGCATGAGCTGCGGACACCGCTTACAACCATCCGCGGGAATATCGATCTGCTGCAAAAGGTCTGGGAGATGAAGCCGGATGACAGCCGGATGTCCGAGGCGGATGTCCGCCAGCTCTCGATTGAATCGGTGAAGGATATCGCTGATGAAGCGGCACGAATGAGCCGTCTGGTAGCGGATATGCTCTCCCTGGCCCGTGCGGATACCGGCCGGACCTTCGAGATCGAGCCGGTGGCGCTGGAGCCGATGATGACTGAGGTGGCCCGCCGGGCGTCGTTCCTGACGCGTGAAGCGGAGTGGTCTGTGGGTGAGATGGGCCATCTGAACGGTAAGTATATCCTGGGCAACAAAGATTATCTGCAGCAGATGATGTTTATTTTCATTGATAATGCTTTCAAATACACCCCGGCCGGTGAGGTTACGCTGGATGCATTGCTGTATCAGAATCAGGTGGGAATCCGCATTGCCGATACGGGAATCGGGATGGACAAAGATGAGGTGCCGCATATCTTCGACCGCTTCTACCGCGCAGATGAATCCAGAGGAATCACGGAAGGCATCGGGCTTGGACTGTCCATTGCCAAATGGATTATCGAGGAGCATGGAGGCTCTGTTGAGGTGGTTACCCGTCAGGGGGAAGGGACTACCTTTGTGATCTGGCTGCCGCTTCTCTTTGCCCCGCCGCTGGAATAG